From Staphylococcus sp. M0911, a single genomic window includes:
- a CDS encoding amino acid ABC transporter permease: MTFIFHTIIEVLKGVPNTLAVTLIAMCVGILIGSIFALIRLHQIPVLSQFVVIYNSFFRSTPLIVQLFVFYYGVPAFILLFNAICHTSMNPDMVPPLLIAAITFSLHATAYLSESIKGGLLSVDTKQIEAAQTVGLSKWNVYRRIVFPQAFGYALPNIENQFIMLLKGTSLAFAVQVTEIMAISTEMANEGYQFVPVYTVAAIFYWALAIIIELIFHKLEHHTTHYLVS, translated from the coding sequence GTGACTTTTATTTTCCATACTATTATTGAAGTTTTAAAAGGTGTACCTAACACTTTAGCAGTAACTTTAATTGCCATGTGTGTAGGTATACTAATTGGATCCATATTTGCTCTGATTCGTTTACATCAAATTCCTGTACTATCTCAATTTGTAGTTATCTATAATTCATTTTTTAGAAGTACACCATTAATAGTACAATTATTTGTGTTTTATTATGGCGTCCCAGCATTCATTCTTTTGTTTAACGCCATATGTCATACATCTATGAATCCAGATATGGTCCCTCCTTTATTGATTGCAGCTATCACTTTTTCATTACATGCAACGGCTTACTTATCCGAATCAATTAAAGGTGGTTTACTTTCAGTAGATACAAAGCAAATTGAAGCCGCACAAACTGTAGGATTATCAAAATGGAATGTTTATCGACGTATTGTATTTCCACAAGCATTTGGATATGCACTACCTAATATTGAAAACCAATTTATTATGTTATTAAAAGGGACTTCCCTTGCTTTTGCTGTCCAAGTAACAGAAATAATGGCAATTAGTACTGAAATGGCTAATGAAGGCTATCAATTTGTACCAGTTTATACTGTCGCTGCAATATTTTATTGGGCATTAGCGATTATTATTGAGCTCATCTTCCATAAGTTAGAACACCATACAACCCATTATTTAGTGTCATAA
- a CDS encoding amino acid ABC transporter permease, giving the protein MSATQWLDLFKQVVQQLPITLVMIICALILSTILGLILTMIRIKQVPYLSTCVRVYQSFMRSTPLLLQLFLVYFALPQFLLIFHININHFDRLFFIILAFSLHSAAYLSEVFRAGYVSVDYRQIEAGLSVGLSYPRILKDIIIPQALRNSIPNLTTQIIELIKDTSLAFTIGIIDMMGQVQLIIGNNYGLGMLEVYVVICIIYWLLALIIQGTFTIISKISEKPYQV; this is encoded by the coding sequence ATGTCTGCTACACAATGGTTAGATTTATTTAAACAAGTTGTCCAACAATTGCCCATTACTTTAGTCATGATAATATGCGCACTCATATTATCCACTATATTAGGTTTAATACTTACTATGATTCGTATAAAGCAAGTGCCCTATCTATCAACATGTGTAAGAGTCTATCAATCATTTATGAGAAGTACACCACTTCTTCTTCAATTATTTTTAGTTTACTTTGCCTTACCTCAATTTCTATTAATATTTCATATCAATATTAATCATTTCGATCGATTATTTTTTATTATTTTAGCATTCAGTCTACATAGTGCAGCCTATTTATCTGAAGTATTTCGAGCAGGTTATGTATCGGTAGATTATCGTCAAATTGAAGCTGGGCTTTCAGTAGGATTAAGTTATCCAAGAATCTTAAAGGATATCATTATACCGCAAGCATTAAGAAACAGCATACCCAATTTAACAACTCAAATCATTGAACTCATAAAAGATACATCATTAGCTTTCACTATTGGCATTATAGATATGATGGGACAAGTTCAACTGATTATTGGAAATAATTATGGGTTAGGTATGTTAGAAGTATATGTTGTGATTTGTATTATCTATTGGTTACTTGCATTAATTATTCAGGGAACATTTACAATTATCAGTAAAATTTCAGAAAAGCCTTATCAAGTTTAG
- a CDS encoding amino acid ABC transporter substrate-binding protein codes for MKHIRMYFILTILILSVSLLYSCSNDKAQHATKSHPKEVKVALSAEVNPPYLYTDKNNHFIGLDMEYMKLLEKKLPQYDFKYEVGEEESNLVGIGSKKFDMGINWFFKTPEREKQFLYQDVPYSYALPMLAVNKKNNDIHQLSDLTQKRLTPMAPSGGLFSILKQYNQTHDKKIDIDTIQSPSNGDNLKMVGNGRRDAMFLNWNTYKAVQDKVHEDVKIGGIVKKEPLHIVYNKDNQQLHDDIDQATRELKKEGKLQQLSQKYFDINVFDDLNKINHHKDQLEVK; via the coding sequence TTGAAACATATTAGAATGTATTTCATATTAACCATTCTCATATTAAGTGTCTCTCTTCTTTATTCATGCTCAAATGACAAAGCACAACACGCAACGAAATCACATCCCAAAGAAGTTAAAGTCGCACTTTCAGCTGAAGTTAACCCACCCTATCTGTATACCGATAAAAACAATCATTTTATAGGGCTAGATATGGAATATATGAAACTATTAGAAAAGAAATTACCGCAGTATGATTTTAAATATGAGGTTGGCGAAGAAGAATCTAATTTAGTAGGTATTGGTTCTAAAAAGTTTGATATGGGCATTAATTGGTTCTTTAAAACGCCTGAAAGAGAGAAGCAGTTTTTATACCAAGATGTGCCGTATAGTTACGCACTACCTATGCTCGCAGTTAATAAGAAGAATAATGATATACATCAACTCAGTGACTTAACTCAAAAAAGGTTAACACCTATGGCTCCGAGTGGCGGTTTATTTTCAATATTAAAGCAATATAATCAGACTCATGATAAAAAGATAGATATAGATACGATTCAATCACCTTCTAACGGTGACAACTTGAAGATGGTTGGTAATGGACGTCGTGACGCTATGTTTCTAAATTGGAATACATATAAAGCTGTTCAAGACAAAGTTCACGAAGACGTTAAGATTGGTGGCATCGTAAAAAAAGAACCGCTTCATATTGTTTACAATAAAGATAACCAACAATTACATGATGATATCGATCAAGCGACACGTGAATTAAAAAAAGAAGGCAAGCTTCAACAATTATCTCAAAAATACTTTGATATCAATGTGTTCGATGATTTAAACAAGATCAATCATCACAAAGATCAATTGGAGGTGAAATAG
- a CDS encoding amino acid ABC transporter ATP-binding protein, which produces MIKVEHLSHFYHSNQVLKDINFSQQRGTVTAIIGPSGSGKTTLLRTLNALAIPSKGQITIDECQFNVEQHNKKDISHLRQQSAMVFQSYQLFKNKTVLENITEGLIYGQGKSKKQAIHIAEEHLRMVNLIAHKDKYPIQLSGGQSQRVGIVRALALKPKVLLLDEPTSALDPESIQSILNLIKSIAQQGMTMVIVTHEISFAQAIADQILFIDNGELIKQGTPNDVLHQPSNERIQRFIQRIKTEEDAT; this is translated from the coding sequence TTGATCAAAGTAGAACATTTATCTCATTTTTACCATTCAAATCAAGTGCTTAAAGATATTAATTTTTCACAGCAAAGGGGAACAGTGACAGCTATTATAGGTCCAAGTGGTTCTGGGAAGACCACTTTACTCCGTACATTGAATGCTCTTGCTATTCCTTCAAAAGGACAAATCACAATTGATGAGTGCCAGTTCAATGTCGAGCAACACAATAAAAAAGATATTTCACACCTGAGACAACAATCAGCAATGGTCTTTCAAAGCTATCAACTATTTAAAAATAAAACTGTGCTTGAAAACATAACTGAAGGTCTTATTTATGGCCAAGGTAAGAGTAAAAAGCAAGCTATACATATTGCTGAAGAACATTTGCGTATGGTTAATTTAATTGCACATAAGGATAAATACCCAATTCAACTTTCCGGAGGTCAAAGCCAACGTGTAGGCATCGTACGCGCACTTGCACTTAAGCCCAAAGTCTTACTATTAGATGAACCTACTTCAGCATTAGATCCTGAGTCTATTCAAAGTATTTTAAACTTAATCAAAAGTATCGCACAACAAGGTATGACGATGGTTATAGTGACGCATGAAATTAGCTTTGCACAAGCGATTGCCGATCAAATTTTGTTTATTGATAACGGAGAATTAATTAAACAAGGCACACCTAACGATGTACTACACCAACCAAGTAACGAACGCATCCAACGTTTTATTCAACGAATTAAAACAGAGGAGGATGCAACTTGA